One Candidatus Peregrinibacteria bacterium DNA window includes the following coding sequences:
- the dnaX gene encoding DNA polymerase III subunit gamma/tau, whose product MSLYLKYRPQDFDNLVGQDHIIQTLINALKEDRVSHAYLFCGPRGTGKTSMARLIAKAINCLSPSSDGGPCNECDICVQINDNRLTDIIEIDAASNRGIDPIRELREKISFSPNTAKYKIYIIDEVHMLTKEAFNALLKTLEEPPAHAYFILATTEIYKVPDTIISRCQRFDFHRMAKATLIERLAFIAKEENVEYETEALECIAERVNGGMRDAIGLLEQSTKHGGITLENLKKTLGLTENQSIIDLFDSIYSGDMLQSLKMINDIHNQGFDLEQMSKDFLEYCRKQMLIAVKANDTARIGRVVLIIDKLEDAKSKIKNSSLPQLALEIAAIKLCGIDCNIVQPARMSPIESEEYETTLNELESSNENDFLSKLRKNWNTVVAKIKKPAIRTSFKDAKAVSIKDNTLLLHFSTQFHLEKSSTVEALSEIENAIEEMYNQKLSIKMELRKVDLTPTVKNREHSGLESNDTANSLPDKQTVTPSTQTPADATIEESPEDAINVFESW is encoded by the coding sequence AGATCGGGTGTCTCATGCGTATCTTTTTTGTGGGCCTCGCGGAACCGGTAAAACATCTATGGCAAGACTTATCGCAAAAGCGATAAATTGCCTTTCTCCATCAAGCGATGGAGGCCCATGTAATGAGTGCGATATTTGCGTACAAATAAATGACAATAGACTGACTGACATAATAGAAATCGATGCGGCTTCAAATCGCGGTATTGATCCAATCCGTGAGTTACGCGAAAAAATCAGCTTCTCACCAAATACGGCAAAGTACAAAATCTACATCATAGATGAGGTGCATATGCTAACAAAAGAAGCCTTCAATGCACTACTCAAGACCCTCGAAGAACCACCTGCTCATGCATACTTTATCCTTGCAACTACAGAGATTTACAAAGTTCCAGATACAATTATTTCACGATGCCAAAGATTTGATTTCCATAGAATGGCCAAAGCAACTCTAATCGAAAGGCTCGCATTTATAGCAAAAGAAGAAAATGTGGAATACGAAACTGAGGCACTGGAATGCATAGCGGAAAGAGTAAATGGAGGAATGAGAGATGCCATCGGACTACTCGAGCAAAGTACAAAACATGGAGGTATCACTTTAGAAAATTTAAAAAAAACCCTAGGACTCACCGAAAACCAATCAATCATAGATCTTTTTGACTCTATTTATTCCGGAGACATGTTACAAAGTCTTAAAATGATAAATGATATTCACAATCAAGGATTTGACCTCGAACAGATGAGCAAAGACTTTTTGGAGTACTGCAGGAAACAAATGCTAATCGCAGTAAAAGCCAATGACACAGCGCGTATCGGGAGAGTAGTTTTGATAATCGACAAACTTGAGGATGCTAAAAGCAAAATCAAAAACTCTAGCCTGCCTCAATTGGCACTCGAAATAGCTGCAATTAAGTTATGTGGAATTGATTGTAATATAGTGCAACCGGCAAGGATGTCCCCTATAGAATCCGAAGAATATGAAACAACTCTAAATGAACTCGAAAGTAGCAATGAAAATGATTTCTTAAGCAAACTTCGTAAAAATTGGAATACTGTTGTTGCAAAAATAAAAAAACCTGCGATTCGAACTTCTTTCAAAGATGCCAAAGCTGTATCTATCAAAGATAACACTCTACTGCTTCATTTTAGTACGCAATTTCATCTGGAAAAATCCTCTACTGTCGAAGCCTTATCTGAAATAGAAAATGCAATTGAAGAGATGTACAACCAAAAACTCAGTATAAAAATGGAATTGCGCAAAGTGGATTTGACTCCAACCGTCAAAAATCGAGAGCATAGCGGACTTGAAAGTAATGATACGGCAAACTCACTTCCAGACAAACAGACTGTAACCCCTTCGACTCAGACACCCGCTGATGCAACTATCGAAGAGTCCCCCGAAGATGCAATCAATGTATTTGAAAGCTGGTAG